Proteins encoded by one window of Culicoides brevitarsis isolate CSIRO-B50_1 chromosome 2, AGI_CSIRO_Cbre_v1, whole genome shotgun sequence:
- the LOC134828340 gene encoding putative phospholipase B-like lamina ancestor isoform X1, with protein MLKVVGANEWKTRIGSYILISTCILCVLLVITVTIERKEKSQTYCSTVFWSPKAGFSIKNWGQSNGDISKGVARACYKHSIFQNGWSFLEIETQADYPDRIQAFAAGMLEGSLTWKLIYDHWSNTIGSECNKNDESQKFCSWAKNILKRKYENSKTESEIKERDSPYWYQIRLFYHQMAGLQHGWQLGVHESREDINIPEEDFRLLNAISDWCDIQDYYMKFIDPAYNNRHRHKYANLFIKLLSDRKVLIGHSTDDLYSSMLRMHKHYYFRFHISSITNSLSVHGINISFTGYPGTIYSSDNYYIIQNKEEHFLIGGIRMEQKNKTEWEKYINDISPILGARVMAANRLAQSGRSWCKYMSHRSSTDVKQWMIVDINGFLKNKSNKIVEKEGKCSNVGFVYVADQVFGKLNYKDITEYICKTEYWFSTRTSYIDGSIKKCNTNMSSQCEDYNFVEFYQQNITTLQGLATLLNCLGNKGVLNSEIYEFFGNVDMKLYSASLSGSIEYLSNARPVQSLEFNNSTHQVNRKEISAKLKQICWSKFVPTLYDGQPDIFEFDFVSPTWSWVS; from the exons atgttaaaagtagTAGGAGCAAACGAATGGAAAACTAGGATTGGGTCTTACATTCTCATATCCACATGTATCTTATGTGTCCTTCTTGTCATAACAGTTACTATAGAACGAAAAGAAAAGAGCCAAACATATTGCAGCACTGTATTTTGGTCACCTAAAGCGGGatttagtattaaaaattgggGCCAGAGTAATGGTGATATATCTAAAGGCGTAGCAAGAGCATGTTAcaaacattcaatttttcaaaatggttGGTCTTTTTTGGAGATCGAAACACAAGCTGATTATCCTGATAGGATTCAAGCCTTCGCAGCTGGTATGCTAGAGGGATCATTAACATGGAAACTTATATATGATCATTGGTCAaa TACTATAGGGTCTGaatgcaacaaaaatgatgaatctCAAAAATTCTGTTCATGGGCAAAAAACAtccttaaaagaaaatatgaaaattcaaaaaccgAGTCTGAGATAAAAGAACGTGATAGTCCTTATTGGTATCAAATTcgtttattttatcatcaaatgGCAGGTCTACAACATGGATGGCAGCTAGGTGTTCATGAATCTAGAGAAGACATAAATATTCCTGAGGAAGATTTTCGTCTTCTTAATGCTATATCTGATTGGTGTGACATACAAGATTATTATATGAAGTTTATCGATCCTGCTTATAATAATAGACACCGCCATAAgtatgcaaatttatttataaagctTTTGAGCGATAGGAAAGTACTCATTGGACACAGTACCGATGACCTGTACTCTTCAATGTTACGCATGCACAAACATTACTACTTCCGTTTTCATATTTCGTCAATTACTAACAGTCTATCAGTTCATGGAATAAATATATCCTTCACAGGATATCCTGGTACTATATATAGTTCAGACAATTATtacataattcaaaataaggaAGAACACTTTTTAATTGGTGGGATTCgtatggaacaaaaaaataagacagAATGGGAGAAATACATTAATGATATTTCCCCAATATTAGGTGCCCGTGTTATGGCAGCAAACCGTTTAGCACAAAGCGGTAGGTCGTGGTGTAAATACATGTCACATAGATCTTCAACTGATGTTAAACAGTGGATGATAGTTGATATCAAtggctttttaaaaaacaaatcgaATAAGATTGTTGAGAAGGAAGGAAAATGTAGCAATGTAGGATTCGTGTATGTTGCAGATCAAGTTTTTGGTAAACTTAATTATAAGGATATTACTGAATATATATGTAAAACAGAATACTGGTTCTCAACTAGAACCTCTTACATTGAC GGGTCTATCAAAAAGTGCAATACAAATATGTCTAGTCAATGCGAAGATTATAATTTTGTTGAGTTTTATCAGCAAAATATTACCACTTTACAAGGTTTAGCAACATTATTAAATTGTTTGGGTAATAAGGGAGTTTTGAATTccgaaatttatgaattttttggtaatGTTGACATGAAATTGTATTCTGCTTCGTTGTCTGGTTCAATAGAATATCTTTCGAATGCAAGACCTGTTCAAAGTCTTGAATTCAATAACTCTACCCATCAGGTAAATCGGAAAGAAATTTCAGCAAAACTAAAACAAATCTGCTGGTCAAAATTTGTACCAACACTGTACGACGGTCAGCCGGAtatatttgaatttgattttgtcAGTCCAACTTGGTCTTGGGTTAGttag
- the LOC134828340 gene encoding putative phospholipase B-like lamina ancestor isoform X2, translated as MLKVVGANEWKTRIGSYILISTCILCVLLVITVTIERKEKSQTYCSTVFWSPKAGFSIKNWGQSNGDISKGVARACYKHSIFQNGWSFLEIETQADYPDRIQAFAAGMLEGSLTWKLIYDHWSNTIGSECNKNDESQKFCSWAKNILKRKYENSKTESEIKERDSPYWYQIRLFYHQMAGLQHGWQLGVHESREDINIPEEDFRLLNAISDWCDIQDYYMKFIDPAYNNRHRHKYANLFIKLLSDRKVLIGHSTDDLYSSMLRMHKHYYFRFHISSITNSLSVHGINISFTGYPGTIYSSDNYYIIQNKEEHFLIGGIRARVMAANRLAQSGRSWCKYMSHRSSTDVKQWMIVDINGFLKNKSNKIVEKEGKCSNVGFVYVADQVFGKLNYKDITEYICKTEYWFSTRTSYIDGSIKKCNTNMSSQCEDYNFVEFYQQNITTLQGLATLLNCLGNKGVLNSEIYEFFGNVDMKLYSASLSGSIEYLSNARPVQSLEFNNSTHQVNRKEISAKLKQICWSKFVPTLYDGQPDIFEFDFVSPTWSWVS; from the exons atgttaaaagtagTAGGAGCAAACGAATGGAAAACTAGGATTGGGTCTTACATTCTCATATCCACATGTATCTTATGTGTCCTTCTTGTCATAACAGTTACTATAGAACGAAAAGAAAAGAGCCAAACATATTGCAGCACTGTATTTTGGTCACCTAAAGCGGGatttagtattaaaaattgggGCCAGAGTAATGGTGATATATCTAAAGGCGTAGCAAGAGCATGTTAcaaacattcaatttttcaaaatggttGGTCTTTTTTGGAGATCGAAACACAAGCTGATTATCCTGATAGGATTCAAGCCTTCGCAGCTGGTATGCTAGAGGGATCATTAACATGGAAACTTATATATGATCATTGGTCAaa TACTATAGGGTCTGaatgcaacaaaaatgatgaatctCAAAAATTCTGTTCATGGGCAAAAAACAtccttaaaagaaaatatgaaaattcaaaaaccgAGTCTGAGATAAAAGAACGTGATAGTCCTTATTGGTATCAAATTcgtttattttatcatcaaatgGCAGGTCTACAACATGGATGGCAGCTAGGTGTTCATGAATCTAGAGAAGACATAAATATTCCTGAGGAAGATTTTCGTCTTCTTAATGCTATATCTGATTGGTGTGACATACAAGATTATTATATGAAGTTTATCGATCCTGCTTATAATAATAGACACCGCCATAAgtatgcaaatttatttataaagctTTTGAGCGATAGGAAAGTACTCATTGGACACAGTACCGATGACCTGTACTCTTCAATGTTACGCATGCACAAACATTACTACTTCCGTTTTCATATTTCGTCAATTACTAACAGTCTATCAGTTCATGGAATAAATATATCCTTCACAGGATATCCTGGTACTATATATAGTTCAGACAATTATtacataattcaaaataaggaAGAACACTTTTTAATTGGTGGGATTC GTGCCCGTGTTATGGCAGCAAACCGTTTAGCACAAAGCGGTAGGTCGTGGTGTAAATACATGTCACATAGATCTTCAACTGATGTTAAACAGTGGATGATAGTTGATATCAAtggctttttaaaaaacaaatcgaATAAGATTGTTGAGAAGGAAGGAAAATGTAGCAATGTAGGATTCGTGTATGTTGCAGATCAAGTTTTTGGTAAACTTAATTATAAGGATATTACTGAATATATATGTAAAACAGAATACTGGTTCTCAACTAGAACCTCTTACATTGAC GGGTCTATCAAAAAGTGCAATACAAATATGTCTAGTCAATGCGAAGATTATAATTTTGTTGAGTTTTATCAGCAAAATATTACCACTTTACAAGGTTTAGCAACATTATTAAATTGTTTGGGTAATAAGGGAGTTTTGAATTccgaaatttatgaattttttggtaatGTTGACATGAAATTGTATTCTGCTTCGTTGTCTGGTTCAATAGAATATCTTTCGAATGCAAGACCTGTTCAAAGTCTTGAATTCAATAACTCTACCCATCAGGTAAATCGGAAAGAAATTTCAGCAAAACTAAAACAAATCTGCTGGTCAAAATTTGTACCAACACTGTACGACGGTCAGCCGGAtatatttgaatttgattttgtcAGTCCAACTTGGTCTTGGGTTAGttag
- the LOC134828340 gene encoding putative phospholipase B-like lamina ancestor isoform X3 gives MLKVVGANEWKTRIGSYILISTCILCVLLVITVTIERKEKSQTYCSTVFWSPKAGFSIKNWGQSNGDISKGVARACYKHSIFQNGWSFLEIETQADYPDRIQAFAAGMLEGSLTWKLIYDHWSNTIGSECNKNDESQKFCSWAKNILKRKYENSKTESEIKERDSPYWYQIRLFYHQMAGLQHGWQLGVHESREDINIPEEDFRLLNAISDWCDIQDYYMKFIDPAYNNRHRHKYANLFIKLLSDRKVLIGHSTDDLYSSMLRMHKHYYFRFHISSITNSLSVHGINISFTGYPGTIYSSDNYYIIQNKEEHFLIGARVMAANRLAQSGRSWCKYMSHRSSTDVKQWMIVDINGFLKNKSNKIVEKEGKCSNVGFVYVADQVFGKLNYKDITEYICKTEYWFSTRTSYIDGSIKKCNTNMSSQCEDYNFVEFYQQNITTLQGLATLLNCLGNKGVLNSEIYEFFGNVDMKLYSASLSGSIEYLSNARPVQSLEFNNSTHQVNRKEISAKLKQICWSKFVPTLYDGQPDIFEFDFVSPTWSWVS, from the exons atgttaaaagtagTAGGAGCAAACGAATGGAAAACTAGGATTGGGTCTTACATTCTCATATCCACATGTATCTTATGTGTCCTTCTTGTCATAACAGTTACTATAGAACGAAAAGAAAAGAGCCAAACATATTGCAGCACTGTATTTTGGTCACCTAAAGCGGGatttagtattaaaaattgggGCCAGAGTAATGGTGATATATCTAAAGGCGTAGCAAGAGCATGTTAcaaacattcaatttttcaaaatggttGGTCTTTTTTGGAGATCGAAACACAAGCTGATTATCCTGATAGGATTCAAGCCTTCGCAGCTGGTATGCTAGAGGGATCATTAACATGGAAACTTATATATGATCATTGGTCAaa TACTATAGGGTCTGaatgcaacaaaaatgatgaatctCAAAAATTCTGTTCATGGGCAAAAAACAtccttaaaagaaaatatgaaaattcaaaaaccgAGTCTGAGATAAAAGAACGTGATAGTCCTTATTGGTATCAAATTcgtttattttatcatcaaatgGCAGGTCTACAACATGGATGGCAGCTAGGTGTTCATGAATCTAGAGAAGACATAAATATTCCTGAGGAAGATTTTCGTCTTCTTAATGCTATATCTGATTGGTGTGACATACAAGATTATTATATGAAGTTTATCGATCCTGCTTATAATAATAGACACCGCCATAAgtatgcaaatttatttataaagctTTTGAGCGATAGGAAAGTACTCATTGGACACAGTACCGATGACCTGTACTCTTCAATGTTACGCATGCACAAACATTACTACTTCCGTTTTCATATTTCGTCAATTACTAACAGTCTATCAGTTCATGGAATAAATATATCCTTCACAGGATATCCTGGTACTATATATAGTTCAGACAATTATtacataattcaaaataaggaAGAACACTTTTTAATTG GTGCCCGTGTTATGGCAGCAAACCGTTTAGCACAAAGCGGTAGGTCGTGGTGTAAATACATGTCACATAGATCTTCAACTGATGTTAAACAGTGGATGATAGTTGATATCAAtggctttttaaaaaacaaatcgaATAAGATTGTTGAGAAGGAAGGAAAATGTAGCAATGTAGGATTCGTGTATGTTGCAGATCAAGTTTTTGGTAAACTTAATTATAAGGATATTACTGAATATATATGTAAAACAGAATACTGGTTCTCAACTAGAACCTCTTACATTGAC GGGTCTATCAAAAAGTGCAATACAAATATGTCTAGTCAATGCGAAGATTATAATTTTGTTGAGTTTTATCAGCAAAATATTACCACTTTACAAGGTTTAGCAACATTATTAAATTGTTTGGGTAATAAGGGAGTTTTGAATTccgaaatttatgaattttttggtaatGTTGACATGAAATTGTATTCTGCTTCGTTGTCTGGTTCAATAGAATATCTTTCGAATGCAAGACCTGTTCAAAGTCTTGAATTCAATAACTCTACCCATCAGGTAAATCGGAAAGAAATTTCAGCAAAACTAAAACAAATCTGCTGGTCAAAATTTGTACCAACACTGTACGACGGTCAGCCGGAtatatttgaatttgattttgtcAGTCCAACTTGGTCTTGGGTTAGttag
- the LOC134828342 gene encoding chitin deacetylase 8-like has translation MNLKVFLKAFITFVFVIQHVFSAIEKCRKNNCFPPDCRCSTAQPPGNFPLEEVPQFVYLTFDDAVHEENIEFINKIFNESNYGFIGCPAVGTFFVSHEYTDYSIINKLYSEGHEIALHSITHSHFGNSDLNEMIAEFVGQRKIVSQFADIPESEMVGIRMPFLQLAGDHQYEMLSKYGFEYDFSRTQWNSKRMWPYTLDYETTQDCFLGPCHKKSYPGLWQIPLIVWRDKSGSPCAMADGCQNIPNDVDGLFEFFKDNFNRLYLSGAKAPFGFCIHAAWFKAEEPPQAGQHRLAAYIKFVRYLQTLDDVFIVSSSEVIDWIKYPIPVSLMKKQTKNCRPITVPCKPKQCNVCKGREARWFVSCQQQCPKSYPWLDNFDGNNDCK, from the exons atgaatttaaaagtatttttgaaagCATTCATTACTTTCGTTTTCGTTATACAACATGTATTTAGTGCAATTGAGAAATGCCGAAAAAACAATTGTTTCCCACCCGATTGCCGTTGTTCTACTGCACAACCACCTGGAAATTTCCCTTTAGAGGAGGTTCCCCAATTCGTGTATTTAACTTTTGATGATGCTGTACATGAAGAAAACAtagaattcataaataaaatttttaatgaatcaaaTTACGGTTTTATTGGATGCCCTGCCGTTGGAacgttttttgtttctcatGAATACACTGATTACTCAATCATAAACAAACTTTACAGTGAAGGACATGAAATTGCACTACATTCCATAACACACAGTCATTTTGGAAATTCTGATCTAAATGAGATGATCGCTGAGTTTGTTGGCCAACGTAAAATTGTATCACAATTCGCGGATATTCCAGAATCCGAAATGGTTGGAATACGAATGCCGTTTTTACAGCTCGCTGGAGATCACCAATATGAAATGTTGTCAAAATATGGGTTTGAATATGATTTCTCACGTACACAATGGAACTCTAAGCGTATGTGGCCGTATACTCTTGACTATGAAACCACTCAAGATTGTTTCTTAGGACCATG CCATAAAAAAAGCTATCCCGGTCTTTGGCAAATTCCACTTATCGTGTGGAGAGATAAATCTGGGTCACCTTGTGCCATGGCTGATGGGTGTCAAAATAT ACCGAATGATGTTGACGggttgtttgaatttttcaaagataattttaatcgTTTATATTTAAGTGGAGCAAAAGCTCCATTTGGATTTTGCATTCATGCAGCATGGTTTAAAGCGGAAGAACCACCTCAAGCCGGACAACATAGATTAGCAGCatacataaaatttgttcgttACCTACAGACATTAGATGATGTGTTTATT gtcAGTTCTAGCGAAGTCATAGATTGGATAAAGTATCCTATTCCCGTTTCTCTCATGAAAAAACAGACTAAAAATTGTAGACCAATTACTGTACCTTGTAAACCAAAACAGTGCAACGTGTGCAAAGGCCGCGAAGCCCGATGGTTTGTGTCGTGTCAACAACAGTGTCCTAAATCGTATCCGTGGTTAGATAATTTTGATGGAAACAACGATTGTAAATAA
- the LOC134828379 gene encoding transmembrane protein 135-like codes for MQALSKFTPNVAISATCTEYVHPWINSCPKASIGMCLCAFKDSFRIYCTVYFISLLMRRRIPTLNDLKHTFQGLLRSTWFLTTAAYGFPVFACSLRRLLGHFNVLTVGFLPAFLTSICAIVIERPTRRSLLALYVANCGTEAAWRMLEERNLVKSSKNRLMVLFGVCLSILTFYYKKGFHLNFEKEPVFDAIKFIMGDISVYENARTFPNQTSSIIVDTSQKNRKTLPGPKFFVQYGFLACLIKYYIYMLDKMKQLPIRNKCCPHNYSCVHYCMDGTVKLFGTGVLIQVALKFVFQLRRTLKSPKTIFSKDTIKIGLFLGGFSAIFRTVSCLLRSLSGKDSELYIFPAVLLASTTLKNHPDASIVLYIMWKSLQLTFQIGKSKGYWKSIPLFTEFLYCFFTALLFHSALVEPRTLRLSYWRFLMGLSGGRVAVMNRKPIDGFGYDTSTQLNEILVKTRSKVPDGFFW; via the exons ATGCAAGCTTTAAGTAAATTTACTCCAAATGTAGCAATTAGTGCAACATGTACAGAGTATGTCCATCCGTGGATAAATAGTTGTCCGAAAG CTTCAATTGGAATGTGTCTATGTGCTTTTAAAGAcagttttagaatttattgcaCAGTTTATTtt ATATCCTTACTCATGAGACGCCGTATTCCTACATTAAATGATCTAAAACACACATTTCAAGGATTATTACGTTCTACATGGTTTTTAACAACTGCTGCATACGGCTTTCCAGTATTTGCATGTTCTCTTCGCCGTTTACTTGGACACTTTAATGTCCTTACTGTTGGCTTTCTCCCAGCATTCCTTACTTCGATCTGCGCAATAGTAATAGAACGACCAACTAGACGAAGCCTATTAGCCTTATATGTTGCGAATTGTGGAACTGAAGCAGCATGGAGAATGCTCGAGGAAAGAAATTTAGTGAAGTCGTCCAAAAATcgtttgatggttttgtttgGAGTTTGTCTATCTATTTTAAC tttttactACAAGAAAGGGTTTCATTTAAACTTTGAGAAGGAGCCAGTATTTGACGCAATAAAGTTTATTATGGGTGATATAAGCGTATATGAAAACGCTAGAACATTTCCTAATCAAACCTCTTCCATAATTGTGGATACTTCacagaaaaatcgaaaaactcTACCTgggccaaaattttttgtacaatatgGATTTTTGGCGTGCCTTatcaaatattatatttatatgttAGATAAAATGAAACAGCTTCCAATTAGGAACAAATGTTGTCCACACAATTATAGTTGTGTACATTACTGCATGGATGGCACTGTTAAGTTATTTGGAACGGGAGTATTAATTCAAGTAGCACTaaaattcgtttttcaattaagACGTACACTGAAGTCTcctaaaacaatattttcaaaagataCAATAAAAATCGGACTTTTTCTAGGCGgtttttcagcaattttcaGAACGGTTTCATGTCTTCTACGTTCACTTTCGGGAAAGGATTCTGAACTTTACATATTCCCTGCTGTTCTATTAGCAAGCACCACTCTGAAAAATCATCCAGATGCTTCCATTGTACTCTATATAATGTGGAAATCTTTACAACTAACATTCCAGATTGGTAAATCAAAGGGATATTGGAAAAGTATTCCACTATTCACAGAATTCCTTTACTGCTTTTTTACCGCTTTGTTGTTTCACTCAGCACTAGTAGAGCCCCGTACATTGCGTTTGAGTTATTGGCGATTTTTAATGGGATTATCGGGAGGAAGAGTTGCTGTTATGAATAGAAAACCAATTGATGGTTTTGGTTATGATACTAGTAcacaattaaatgaaatattagtAAAAACCCGTTCAAAGGTACCAGATGGATTTTTTTggtga